Proteins encoded together in one Megalops cyprinoides isolate fMegCyp1 chromosome 20, fMegCyp1.pri, whole genome shotgun sequence window:
- the LOC118795315 gene encoding probable G-protein coupled receptor 171 — translation MSKPSSCRFLCLATTLNFVQLSTVTMEAPNSEAPVNCTVNDNMLPFTVSYSVIFLIGLVGSLVALWVFIQSRDAKKCISVYLINLLTSDFLLTLALPFKIAVNLGVAPWGLKIFHCQVSAVLIYINMYASIIFLTFISADRYLQLTPSSRFFRIQEAGFARMMSAVVWAVVLFIMVPNMVIPIRDIPEKPLVTCAEFKQELGLHWHTFSSFLCVAVFLNTSVAVLCSNAFVLRHLWGSRGGSAEEQASARHAARSIAVVTLAYVVCFVPYHAVRAPYTLTQNRVITDCWLKRHLYLAKEATLLMAVLHLCFDPILYFYLSHSFRQRVTEAFRTKGDASVLPQIPESPPQP, via the exons ATGTCGAAGCCCAGCTCCTGCAGATTCCTTTGTCTG GCTACCACTTTGAACTTTGTTCAACTATCTACTGTCACCATGGAGGCCCCTAACTCAGAGGCGCCAGTCAACTGCACAGTTAACGACAACATGCTGCCCTTCACAGTCTCCTACTCGGTCATCTTCCTGATCGGCTTGGTGGGCAGCTTGGTGGCGCTGTGGGTGTTCATACAAAGCCGTGACGCCAAGAAATGCATCAGCGTCTACCTGATCAACCTCTTGACCTCAGACTTCCTGCTCACGCTGGCCCTGCCCTTCAAGATCGCTGTCAACCTCGGCGTGGCGCCTTGGGGCCTCAAGATCTTCCACTGCCAGGTCTCCGCCGTGCTCATCTACATCAACATGTACGCCTCCATCATCTTCCTCACCTTCATCAGCGCTGACCGCTACCTGCAGCTCACCCCGAGCTCGCGGTTCTTCCGCATCCAGGAGGCGGGCTTCGCCAGGATGATGTCGGCGGTGGTGTGGGCGGTGGTGCTCTTCATCATGGTGCCCAACATGGTCATCCCCATCCGGGACATCCCGGAGAAGCCACTGGTCACCTGCGCCGAGTTCAAGCAGGAGCTGGGGCTGCACTGGCACACGTTCTCCAGCTTTCTGTGCGTGGCCGTCTTCCTCAACACCTCGGTCGCTGTGCTCTGCTCCAACGCCTTTGTGCTGAGGCACCTTTGGGGGAGCCGGGGCGGCAGCGCAGAGGAGCAGGCCAGCGCCCGCCACGCTGCCCGCAGCATCGCCGTGGTGACGCTGGCCTACGTGGTGTGCTTCGTGCCATACCACGCGGTGCGCGCGCCCTACACCCTCACCCAGAACCGGGTGATCACCGACTGCTGGCTGAAGCGCCACCTCTACCTGGCCAAGGAGGCCACGCTGCTAATGGCGGTGCTGCATCTCTGCTTCGACCCCATCCTCTACTTCTACCTCTCCCACAGCTTCAGGCAAAGGGTCACAGAGGCTTTTCGGACCAAGGGGGACGCCTCCGTCCTGCCCCAAATCCCTGAAAGTCCCCCACAGCCTTGA